The genomic stretch GAGCCGGTGCTCAGCATTTCAATATTAGTCAAGATGGGCTTAGTAAGGTCGTTATTGATGTTCCAAATATAGATGAGCAAGAGAAAGTAGGTAAACTTTTGCAATGTATAGATGAACGCATCGCTACTCAAAACAAAATCATTGACAAGCTACAATCCTTAATCAGCGGAATTATACAGAATGCTATTCAAAAAGGACTGAATGATAATACATGGAAGATGATATATCTTTCCAAATTGCTTACTGAACGTAAGGAGAAAAATAGCAATGGATATGAAGTAAACTCTGTGTCTGTTTCTGAGGGTGTTATAAACCAAATTGAATATCTCGGACGTTCTTTTGCAGCAAGTGATACTTCTAAATATAATGTTGTCAGATATGGAGATATTGTTTACACAAAATCTCCTACTGGCAATTTTCCTTATGGAATCATCAAGCAAAGCTTTCAAAAACACCCAGTTGCTGTTTCTCCTCTATATGGAGTTTATGAGCCTTATTCTAATGAAGCTGGATGCTTTTTGCATTATTACTTTCTATCTTCAATTGTAACAACAAACTACCTTAGTCCGCTTATTCAGAAAGGGGCAAAAAACACTATCAACATAAGCAACCAGACTTTTCTCAATAATATGGTACCATATCCTAAAGAAGAAGTAGGTATTAGACCAATAGCAGCGTTATTGCGTAATGTACAAATCAAACTCAACATAGAGAGGTTGTCGTTAGTTTTGCTCGAACAACAGAAGACATATCTATTGCGAAGTATGTTCATATAAACATTGACCCTAATAGATATTGCTTTTGCTCTTGATAATTCAATAATAGTTTTCGCTCTGTCTCCAATTTGCTTGATAAAGCATTGAGAGTTCGAGCGATTTCTTTTTGGTTCTCAAAAGTTGGCAGTGAAAATTTCTTCTTCATGAAGTCATTTTTTTGAAGATTAAATCGTGTACTTCCTTGTGCCAACGGATATATGAATTTTCTGAAAACGCTATTTGATACGAGGTAAGCTAAATATGGTGAATATACTTTATTGGTGGCTGTCATATGCAGTCCAAAACAAAAGCTGTTAAGATAATATTTATCACTTTCACCAAGGTAAACAGCACCTATACCTACCTCATCAGGAGTTTCGGACGATAGAGTAAACAGCAAATCGCCATAAAGAAGAGTATTCTGTTTCTCATTATCGCCTATTACAACGTAATCCACCTGTTCCTCATTGACGATACTATTGCTGTAAATATTGAGATATGTAATATATGGTTTACCCTTGCCAAAATCATCTCCGCTCTTGCCTGATAATCCTGAGTATGAAGTTCCCAGCTCCTCAAATGAAGTTGATGAACCACCAACTTGCAGATGAAGAAAATCATTTAGTCCGCTGATTAAGGATTCATATTAAGTAATTGAGTACATTACTGATACAGCCTCCTTAATTAAAGGGCTTGTGGTTACACTAACGACTAAAGAAAAGCCAAATACTGCAATTTCTCAATGTTTGGAGTGCCATAGTTCCACACTTCAAGAAAGCGAGATTTTGCCTAATGGATTCTATAAGGTGTTTGGTGCAAATGGTTTGGTTGGTTATACCAATACTGCTCAAATGAATGGTGATGCAATATTGATAATCAAAGATGGTTCGAGTGTTGGTACAACCTCATATGTACAGGGAGAGTTTTCCGTAATAGGTACGCTCAACTATCTTACATCCAAGGGCAACCATGATTTGCGGTATCTGTACTTTGCGCTATCAGCGTTCAACTTCCAACCATACAAAACAGGAATGGCGATACCACATATCTACTTCAAAGACTATGGTAAAGCGAAAATATATTGTCCTTTACTTGCTGAACAAAAGCGTGTGGCAAATGTACTTGGCAAATTGGAGAGCAAACTTTTTGTTGAGAAAAAACTTCTTGCATCATTTGACATACAAAAACAGTATTTGTTGGAACAGATGTTTATATGAACATCTGCCTCAATAGATATTGTTTCTGTATTTGATATTTCTGTAATAATTGCTTTTCAATATCTTCTTTAAGCGATAACGATGAAAGAGCATGGCTAATGTCCTTTTGCTTATCTAAATCAGGTATAGGGCATTTTATGTGATTTATATCCTTTAGATAGGCTGTTTTCATAGTACCTTCTGTTACAACTCGTTCAACTTCTTTTTGAAAATAGGAGGAACGCATAAAGTAATAAAGATACTCAACATCAATGTTAGAATTAGGGATAATTCCTAAAATTCCTTGCTTGGTACAGATTGGATATTTGTTTATAGAAATAGCTCCAATTGTTGCTCCATTAGAATAGATAATGGAGTTTGCAGGGATTAGCCATGCTGAAGATTTTTTGAGTCCT from Phocaeicola dorei encodes the following:
- a CDS encoding restriction endonuclease subunit S → MEFYKNGNIPFIKIDDLSNKYLVANKDYITELGLKKSSAWLIPANSIIYSNGATIGAISINKYPICTKQGILGIIPNSNIDVEYLYYFMRSSYFQKEVERVVTEGTMKTAYLKDINHIKCPIPDLDKQKDISHALSSLSLKEDIEKQLLQKYQIQKQYLLRQMFI
- a CDS encoding restriction endonuclease subunit S; protein product: MVTLTTKEKPNTAISQCLECHSSTLQESEILPNGFYKVFGANGLVGYTNTAQMNGDAILIIKDGSSVGTTSYVQGEFSVIGTLNYLTSKGNHDLRYLYFALSAFNFQPYKTGMAIPHIYFKDYGKAKIYCPLLAEQKRVANVLGKLESKLFVEKKLLASFDIQKQYLLEQMFI
- a CDS encoding restriction endonuclease subunit S, with product MDYVVIGDNEKQNTLLYGDLLFTLSSETPDEVGIGAVYLGESDKYYLNSFCFGLHMTATNKVYSPYLAYLVSNSVFRKFIYPLAQGSTRFNLQKNDFMKKKFSLPTFENQKEIARTLNALSSKLETERKLLLNYQEQKQYLLGSMFI
- a CDS encoding restriction endonuclease subunit S, giving the protein MNPDAKRFGSGTKFISVMDILNNQYICYDNIRASVELQEGDLDTYGVNYGDIVFQRSSETLEDVGQANVYLDCKPAIFGGFVIRGKSKGNYNPLFLRYLLASPTARKRIIVKGAGAQHFNISQDGLSKVVIDVPNIDEQEKVGKLLQCIDERIATQNKIIDKLQSLISGIIQNAIQKGLNDNTWKMIYLSKLLTERKEKNSNGYEVNSVSVSEGVINQIEYLGRSFAASDTSKYNVVRYGDIVYTKSPTGNFPYGIIKQSFQKHPVAVSPLYGVYEPYSNEAGCFLHYYFLSSIVTTNYLSPLIQKGAKNTINISNQTFLNNMVPYPKEEVGIRPIAALLRNVQIKLNIERLSLVLLEQQKTYLLRSMFI